A genomic segment from Spinacia oleracea cultivar Varoflay chromosome 3, BTI_SOV_V1, whole genome shotgun sequence encodes:
- the LOC110779442 gene encoding uncharacterized protein has product MDRQNNRYSSRRVQLNDSMPRFDAAPGDTDAEPQPSADNPVGKLEPFMGVKARRLASFHRDYRGDYLNVSSNPYILKILDKQGDRQVLFSDKVLKFTSTGKMKRRILIVTDFALYVVDPESYTLKRRITLSAVEKLYLSKLSDNFFAIVIPTEYDVLMASTRKTEIVTVLVDAAKNTSNFELDVIFKNRFQYNPAADLVKEVHFEEVEGGVKTKILRKPEDD; this is encoded by the exons ATGGACCGACAGAACAACAGATACAGTAGCAGGCGAGTCCAACTCAACGATTCCATGCCCCGATTCGACGCCGCTCCTGGCGACACCGACGCCGAACCTCAGCCGTCTGCTGATAATCCGGTGGGAAAATTGGAGCCGTTCATGGGGGTCAAAGCTCGAAGGCTGGCTTCCTTTCATAGGGATTATAGAGGGGATTATCTTAATGTTTCTTCAAATCCTTACATTTTGAAGATTCTTGATAAACAAG GTGACAGGCAAGTTCTCTTTTCTGATAAAGTTTTGAAGTTTACTAGTACTGGAAAGATGAAGAGGCGCATCTTGATAGTGACAGACTTTGCTCTTTACGTGGTCGATCCTGAGAGCTATACCCTTAAACGGCGGATAACCCTTTCAGCGGTAGAGAAGCTATATCTAAGCAAATTATCGGATAATTTTTTCGCAATTGTTATTCCAACAGAGTATGATGTCCTGATGGCTAGCACTAGAAAGACTGAAATTGTAACTGTTTTGGTGGATGCTGCAAAGAATACATCTAACTTTGAGCTTGATGTGATTTTCAAGAACAG GTTCCAGTATAATCCGGCTGCTGATTTGGTGAAGGAAGTCCATTTCGAGGAAGTTGAAG GCGGTGTAAAGACGAAAATATTACGCAAACCAGAAGACGACTAG
- the LOC110779963 gene encoding probable inactive receptor kinase At4g23740 → MGKSGFKFTSIIFFGICLLHVYGEPWGDKQALLEFLQYTSHSRSLNWDQKTPACTSWTGVTCNDQKTAVIALRLPGIGIRGSLPSNTISRLSFLQTLSLRNNGISGSFPSDFSKLSNLTSLYLQSNRFSGPLPSDFSVWQNMVVLNLSNNNFNGSIPPSFTNLTQITTLDLSRNSLSGQIPDLGIPSLRFLNFSDNHLNGSVPNSLLRFPSSSFGGNNVTSREISIPPIPSSIPTNGTTRKSKRISETALLGIVVAGAVILFAMIAVCMILVFSNRKSKNQENNGVDSQNTNKFYTKKKRSRSPTETREERNARITFFEGSNMAFDLEDLLRASAEVLGKGMFGTTYKAALEDSTTVVVKRLKEVNVGKREFEQQMEIVGNIKHDNVAPLRAYYYSKDEKLMVYDYFRQGSLSTMLHGRKENRAPLDWETRLKIATGAAKGLAHMHSQNGGKLVHGNIKSSNIFLNQQNYGCVSDLGLATIVTTTAPPIQRIIGYRAPELTDPRKATQMSDVYSFGVLILELLTGKPPLGEGTHLVKWVYSVVREEWTAEVFDVELLRYPNIEEEMVTMLQLGMACTERVPEKRPRMVEVVKMVEDIRRENSDTRLSSEVSTPTPTGLSHSHTTETGSSNYVTPQY, encoded by the exons atgggTAAATCTGGGTTCAAATTTACATCAATAATCTTCTTTGGAATATGTTTATTACATGTTTATGGTGAACCATGGGGTGACAAACAAGCATTACTCGAGTTCTTACAATACACATCACATTCGCGGTCTCTGAATTGGGATCAGAAAACTCCTGCATGCACCAGTTGGACTGGTGTAACCTGTAATGATCAGAAAACTGCTGTTATCGCACTCCGATTACCGGGAATCGGAATCCGAGGATCGCTTCCTTCGAACACGATTAGCCGTCTTTCTTTCCTTCAAACACTTAGTCTTAGAAACAATGGGATTTCAGGGAGTTTTCCATCAGATTTTTCCAAGTTGAGTAACTTAACTTCTTTGTATTTACAGTCAAACAGGTTTTCAGGTCCTCTGCCTTCAGATTTCTCTGTTTGGCAAAACATGGTAGTGTTGAACTTATCCAATAACAATTTCAATGGAAGTATACCTCCTTCGTTTACAAATTTAACCCAGATTACGACCCTCGATCTTTCGAGAAACTCGCTTTCGGGTCAAATACCTGATCTGGGTATCCCAAGTTTGAGGTTTCTGAACTTTTCTGACAACCATTTGAATGGGAGTGTTCCTAATTCCCTTTTAAGATTCCCAAGTTCATCTTTTGGTGGTAATAATGTTACCTCAAGGGAGATTTCAATTCCTCCTATACCATCATCAATCCCGACTAACGGGACAACCCGTAAGTCCAAACGGATCAGTGAGACGGCATTGTTGGGGATAGTTGTCGCTGGTGCTGTCATCTTGTTTGCTATGATTGCAGTCTGCATGATCCTTGTTTTCTCGAACAGAAAAAGCAAGAACCAGGAAAACAATGGTGTAGACTCACAAAACACGAACAAATTCTACACGAAGAAGAAGAGATCGCGGTCACCTACAGAAACCCGAGAAGAGAGGAACGCGAGGATCACGTTCTTCGAAGGGTCTAACATGGCATTTGACTTGGAAGATCTTCTTCGGGCCTCGGCCGAGGTGCTCGGTAAGGGCATGTTTGGGACAACGTATAAGGCCGCCTTAGAGGATTCTACCACCGTGGTTGTGAAGAGGCTGAAGGAAGTGAATGTGGGAAAACGGGAATTCGAGCAACAAATGGAGATTGTTGGTAATATTAAGCATGATAATGTGGCTCCTTTGAGAGCTTACTATTATTCCAAAGATGAAAAACTCATGGTTTATGACTATTTCAGACAGGGCAGCTTATCAACAATGCTACATG gaagaaaagaaaaccGAGCTCCATTAGACTGGGAAACCCGGCTAAAAATCGCCACAGGAGCAGCAAAAGGCCTTGCACACATGCATTCCCAAAACGGCGGGAAACTAGTCCATGGTAACATAAAATCCTCAAACATTTTCCTCAACCAGCAAAACTACGGTTGTGTTTCCGACCTCGGCTTAGCAACCATAGTAACAACCACGGCCCCACCAATCCAACGAATAATAGGGTACCGGGCCCCGGAACTCACGGACCCCCGGAAAGCAACACAAATGTCGGATGTCTACAGTTTCGGAGTCCTGATACTAGAACTCCTGACAGGAAAACCTCCCCTAGGGGAAGGCACACACCTGGTGAAATGGGTGTATTCAGTTGTCAGAGAAGAGTGGACTGCTGAAGTATTTGATGTGGAGCTTTTAAGGTACCCTAACATTGAGGAAGAGATGGTTACAATGTTACAACTAGGTATGGCTTGTACTGAACGGGTCCCGGAGAAGCGGCCGAGGATGGTAGAGGTGGTGAAGATGGTGGAGGATATACGGCGGGAAAACTCCGATACGCGGCTGTCGTCAGAAGTTTCAACTCCAACACCAACAGGACTTTCACATTCACATACAACAGAAACAGGATCATCTAACTATGTCACCCCACAATATTAA